AGGCCGTTTGCCTCACCTGCCACGGCAGCTCCCTCGCGCCTGGAGTTTCCGAGCGCCTGGCAGAACGCTACCCGGAAGATCGCGCGACCGGCTTTGCCGAGGGGGACCTGCGAGGCGTCTTCTGGAGCGAGGTACCGGCGCAGGACCCATAGGATCGTCGGCGCACGACCCGGACGCTCGGCAGTCGCCGCTAGATCACTTCATCGTCGCGTAGTCCAGCGATCTCCGTCTCATCCCACCCGTTCTCGACCAGGACCTCGTGCGTGTGTTCCCCGTGCAGCGGCGGACGCCGTTCGATGCGTCCGGGCGTATCCGAGAGCTTGACCGGCAGACCCGTCGTCTTGAACGTGCCGATCTCTGGATGGGGAAGTTCCGCCAGCATGCCGCGCGCCAGCACGTGGGGATCCTCGAACACCTGGGCAATCGTGAGCACCGGACCACAGGGAACACCTGCCCGGTTGAAGCGGCCGACCCATTCCGCGACGTCGGCTCCCCCTAACACCGCCTCGATCTCCGCGGTGAGTTCTTCGCGGTTCCGCACGCGTGCGGGCGCGTCGCAGAAACGCTCCTCATCGAGCCAGTCGGCGCGACCGAGCGTCTCAGCCACTTTCCCCCACATCGCATCGCTTCCGGCCGCCAGGTTGAGGAATCCATCGCGTGCTTCGAATCTGCCGTAGGGCGACGAGAGAGGATGGTGTTGACCCGCGGGCCCCGGATCGCGTCCCGCATCGAAGTACATCCCTGCGCCCCAGGTGAGCACGCCGATCGTCGCCTCGAGCAGTGACGTATCCACGATCTGCCCGCGACCGGTCCGCTCACGTGCCAAGAGTGCGAGTTGGATGCCGTGAGCCGCAAACAAGCCACCCAGCAGATCCGAAATGGCGATGCCCGCGCGGGTCGGCCCGCTCGCCTCGGTTCCCGTCAGGGCCATGAAGCCACTCATGCCCTGGGCGATCTGATCGAAACCGGGCCGCTCGGCGTAGGGCCCCGTGCGTCCGAAGCCAGAGATGCCGCAATAGATCAATCGTGGAAAGCGCGAAATCAACGCCTCGCCCCCGAGGCCAAGCCGCTCCATCACGCCGGGCCGGAAGTTCTCGACCACGACGTCCGTCGCCTCCAGTAGGCGCAGCAAGACCTGTTTCCCCTTCGGCTTGCGCAGATCGAGGGTGATCGAACGCTTGCCCCGATTCGCGGACAAGAAGAAATACGTGTCGCGCGCAGCGCCGGCGGGACGAAACTCCCGGCCTTCCCGCGCCTCCACCTTGACGACGTCGGCGCCGTAGTCGGCCAACATCATCGTGCAGAACGGTCCGGCCAGATAGCGGGTCAGATCCAGGACACGAATTCCGTCGAGAGGAGAGGCCACGACACGAGCCTACAGGAGGCGGGCCCGACACGCGGAGCCACGGTACCCTGCCGGCTCTCATCCGAAGGAGATTCCATGAAGGTCGACGCGGGGCTCATGTTGACAGATCTGGCGACCGTGCCCGACGCGGCACGCGCTCTCGAAGCGCAGGGCTTCGATGGCCTCATCACCGCCGAGATGGCCCATGATCCGTTCT
This bacterium DNA region includes the following protein-coding sequences:
- a CDS encoding CoA transferase, encoding MASPLDGIRVLDLTRYLAGPFCTMMLADYGADVVKVEAREGREFRPAGAARDTYFFLSANRGKRSITLDLRKPKGKQVLLRLLEATDVVVENFRPGVMERLGLGGEALISRFPRLIYCGISGFGRTGPYAERPGFDQIAQGMSGFMALTGTEASGPTRAGIAISDLLGGLFAAHGIQLALLARERTGRGQIVDTSLLEATIGVLTWGAGMYFDAGRDPGPAGQHHPLSSPYGRFEARDGFLNLAAGSDAMWGKVAETLGRADWLDEERFCDAPARVRNREELTAEIEAVLGGADVAEWVGRFNRAGVPCGPVLTIAQVFEDPHVLARGMLAELPHPEIGTFKTTGLPVKLSDTPGRIERRPPLHGEHTHEVLVENGWDETEIAGLRDDEVI